Proteins encoded by one window of Streptomyces sp. ALI-76-A:
- a CDS encoding acyl-CoA thioesterase: protein MTEPFSVPVTVRGYETDVQGHLNQSVYLNYAEHARWSLLAAAGISQAGLIGAGVGPVALETTIRYRRELLAGDEVEVTCDFVWGEGKTFRIEQTIRRTDGTVAAEITAVGGLMDLDKRKLVADPREHFKQLAVDPELFGL, encoded by the coding sequence GTGACCGAACCGTTTTCCGTCCCGGTGACCGTCCGTGGCTACGAGACGGACGTGCAGGGCCACCTCAACCAGAGCGTCTACCTCAACTACGCGGAGCACGCCCGCTGGTCGCTGCTCGCGGCGGCCGGCATCAGCCAGGCCGGTCTCATCGGCGCAGGCGTGGGCCCCGTGGCGCTGGAGACGACCATCCGCTACCGGCGCGAACTGCTCGCCGGCGACGAGGTCGAGGTGACGTGCGACTTCGTCTGGGGCGAGGGCAAGACGTTCCGCATCGAGCAGACCATCCGCCGTACGGACGGCACGGTGGCGGCCGAGATCACGGCCGTCGGCGGCCTGATGGACCTCGACAAGCGCAAGCTGGTGGCGGATCCCCGCGAGCACTTCAAGCAACTGGCCGTCGATCCGGAACTGTTCGGCCTCTGA
- a CDS encoding 2-hydroxy-3-oxopropionate reductase, with amino-acid sequence MTTNLPRIAWIGLGIMGSPMSENLLKAGYDVTGFTLEQDKLDRLAAAGGTAAGSIAEAVRDADVVITMVPASPQVEAIAYGPDGILEHARSGALLIDMSSITPRTSVDLAKAAGAKGIRVLDAPVSGGEAGAVEAVLSIMVGGEQADFDEAEPVFEALGRTVVLCGPHGAGQTVKAANQLIVAVNIQACAEAVVFLEKSGVDLKAALDVLNGGLAGSTVLTRKKDSFLNHDFKPGFRIDLHHKDLGIVTDAARSVGAALPVGAVVAQLVASLRAQGDGGLDHSALLRAVERLSGARV; translated from the coding sequence ATGACCACGAACCTCCCCAGGATCGCCTGGATCGGCCTCGGCATCATGGGCTCTCCCATGTCCGAGAACCTCCTCAAGGCGGGGTACGACGTCACCGGCTTCACCCTGGAACAGGACAAGCTGGACCGGCTGGCCGCCGCCGGGGGCACGGCCGCCGGTTCGATCGCCGAGGCCGTCCGGGACGCCGACGTCGTGATCACGATGGTGCCGGCCTCCCCGCAGGTCGAGGCCATCGCGTACGGCCCGGACGGCATCCTGGAGCACGCGCGCTCCGGCGCCCTGCTGATCGACATGTCCTCCATCACCCCGCGAACCTCGGTCGACCTCGCGAAGGCGGCCGGGGCGAAGGGGATCCGCGTCCTGGACGCGCCCGTCTCCGGCGGCGAGGCCGGCGCGGTCGAGGCCGTGCTGTCCATCATGGTCGGCGGCGAGCAGGCCGACTTCGACGAGGCCGAGCCCGTCTTCGAGGCGCTCGGCAGGACCGTCGTGCTGTGCGGTCCGCACGGCGCGGGCCAGACCGTGAAGGCCGCCAACCAGCTGATCGTCGCCGTGAACATCCAGGCGTGCGCCGAGGCCGTGGTCTTCCTGGAGAAGTCGGGGGTGGACCTGAAGGCGGCGCTCGACGTCCTGAACGGCGGCCTGGCCGGCTCCACCGTGCTGACGCGCAAGAAGGACAGCTTCCTGAACCACGACTTCAAGCCGGGCTTCCGGATCGACCTGCACCACAAGGACCTGGGCATCGTCACGGACGCGGCCCGCTCGGTCGGTGCCGCCCTGCCCGTCGGGGCGGTGGTCGCCCAACTGGTCGCGAGCCTGCGGGCGCAGGGCGACGGCGGACTGGACCACTCGGCGCTGCTGCGCGCGGTGGAACGCCTGTCCGGCGCCCGCGTCTGA
- the uraH gene encoding hydroxyisourate hydrolase — MSTSTTASVSTHILDTSVGRPAGGVAVQLSARLGRDADWQPLGGSVTDPDGRCKDLPALPEGTTHVRLDFAVEAYFEPDVQHQRAEARQDAPANRDSGPGVFFPEVAITFAVVPGEHYHVPLLLNPFGYSVYRGS; from the coding sequence ATGAGCACCAGCACCACCGCCTCGGTGTCGACGCACATCCTCGACACCAGCGTCGGCCGCCCCGCCGGGGGAGTCGCCGTCCAGCTCTCCGCCCGCCTCGGGCGGGACGCGGACTGGCAGCCGCTCGGCGGGTCCGTGACCGACCCGGACGGGCGGTGCAAGGACCTCCCGGCGCTGCCGGAGGGAACCACCCACGTACGGCTCGACTTCGCCGTGGAGGCGTACTTCGAGCCGGACGTCCAGCACCAGCGAGCCGAGGCACGGCAGGACGCCCCCGCGAATCGGGACAGCGGGCCTGGAGTGTTCTTCCCGGAGGTGGCGATCACGTTCGCCGTCGTGCCGGGCGAGCACTACCACGTACCGCTGCTGCTCAACCCGTTCGGCTACTCCGTTTACCGAGGGAGCTAG
- the pucL gene encoding factor-independent urate hydroxylase, with amino-acid sequence MADTSRPARPVFLGQNQYGKAENRVVKITRDGATHHIKDLNVSVSLSGDMDDVHYSGSNANVLPTDTTKNTVYAFAKEHGIESAEQFGIHLARHFVTSQEPIHRARIRIEEYAWERIANAGEGAHSFVRQGQETRLTQITYDGSSWEVVSGLKDLVVMNSTDSEFWGYVKDKYTTLPEAYDRILATQVSARWRFGWSDDAQRPPHWDESYEQTRKHLLQAFAETYSLSLQQTLYQMGARIIDHRDEIDEVRFSLPNKHHFLVDLEPFGLKNATDDGAVYLAADRPYGLIEATVLRDGCEPRIPVDLTNL; translated from the coding sequence ATGGCAGACACTTCCCGCCCGGCCCGTCCGGTGTTCCTGGGACAGAACCAGTACGGCAAGGCCGAGAACCGAGTCGTCAAGATCACGCGGGACGGCGCCACCCACCACATCAAGGACCTGAACGTGTCCGTGTCGCTCAGCGGCGACATGGACGACGTCCACTACTCCGGCTCCAACGCCAACGTCCTGCCGACCGACACCACCAAGAACACGGTGTACGCCTTCGCCAAGGAACACGGCATCGAGTCCGCCGAGCAGTTCGGCATCCACCTCGCCCGTCACTTCGTGACCTCGCAGGAGCCGATCCACCGGGCCCGGATCCGGATCGAGGAGTACGCCTGGGAGCGCATAGCCAACGCCGGTGAGGGCGCGCACTCCTTCGTCCGCCAGGGCCAGGAGACCCGGCTGACCCAGATCACCTACGACGGCTCGTCGTGGGAGGTCGTCTCGGGACTGAAGGACCTGGTCGTGATGAACTCGACCGACTCCGAGTTCTGGGGCTACGTCAAGGACAAGTACACGACGCTGCCCGAGGCCTACGACCGCATCCTGGCCACCCAGGTCTCCGCCCGCTGGCGCTTCGGCTGGTCCGACGACGCACAGCGGCCGCCCCACTGGGACGAGTCCTACGAGCAGACGAGGAAACACCTGCTCCAGGCCTTCGCCGAGACGTACTCGCTCTCGCTCCAGCAGACCCTCTACCAGATGGGCGCGCGGATCATCGACCACCGCGACGAGATCGACGAGGTCCGCTTCTCCCTCCCGAACAAGCACCACTTCCTGGTGGACCTGGAGCCGTTCGGACTGAAGAACGCCACCGACGACGGAGCCGTGTACCTCGCCGCCGACCGGCCCTACGGCCTGATCGAGGCGACCGTCCTGCGGGACGGCTGCGAGCCGAGGATCCCCGTGGACCTCACCAACCTCTGA
- a CDS encoding TIM barrel protein: MGFAEQRFNVNLSILFTELPLLERPAAAAAAGFTAVELWWPWVDSPTPERSELDALRKAIEDAGVRLTGLNLYAGQLPGPDRGALSIPGAESERFRANIDVAAGFAGSLGCGALNALYGNRVAGVDPAEQDALALENLVRAARAADRIGAVLLIETLNRTESPLYPLVSAPAGVGVVDKVNDATGLGNAKFLMDLYHLAMNGEDLPSVIERYAAKTGHVQIADNPGRGAPGTGSLPLADLLDQLRKAGYEGWVGLEYKPGDRPSAAAFDWLPAAARAAH, translated from the coding sequence ATGGGATTCGCAGAGCAGCGCTTCAACGTCAACCTGTCGATCCTCTTCACGGAACTCCCGCTCCTGGAGCGCCCCGCGGCCGCCGCCGCGGCCGGCTTCACGGCGGTCGAGCTGTGGTGGCCCTGGGTCGACTCCCCCACCCCCGAGCGGTCCGAGCTGGACGCCCTGAGGAAGGCGATCGAGGACGCGGGCGTCCGGCTCACGGGCCTGAACCTCTACGCCGGGCAGCTGCCCGGTCCCGACCGCGGCGCCCTGTCGATCCCGGGGGCGGAGTCGGAGCGGTTCCGCGCCAACATCGACGTGGCGGCCGGCTTCGCCGGGAGCCTGGGCTGCGGGGCGCTCAACGCGCTGTACGGCAACCGCGTCGCAGGCGTGGATCCGGCCGAGCAGGACGCGCTCGCGCTGGAGAACCTGGTCCGCGCCGCCCGGGCCGCCGACCGGATCGGCGCGGTCCTGCTGATCGAGACCCTCAACCGGACGGAGTCGCCGCTGTACCCGTTGGTGAGCGCCCCGGCCGGCGTCGGAGTCGTCGACAAGGTCAACGACGCGACCGGGCTCGGCAACGCGAAGTTCCTGATGGACCTGTACCACCTGGCCATGAACGGCGAGGACCTGCCGTCGGTGATCGAGCGGTACGCCGCGAAGACCGGCCACGTGCAGATCGCCGACAACCCGGGGCGGGGCGCGCCGGGCACCGGGTCACTTCCCCTCGCGGACCTCCTCGACCAGCTGCGCAAGGCCGGCTACGAGGGCTGGGTCGGCCTGGAGTACAAGCCGGGCGACCGCCCGAGCGCGGCGGCGTTCGACTGGCTGCCCGCCGCGGCCCGAGCCGCTCACTGA
- the gcl gene encoding glyoxylate carboligase — translation MARMTAARAAVEILRREGVTDAFGVPGAAINPFYAALKASGGIHHTLARHVEGASHMAEGYTRTRAGNIGVCVGTSGPAGTDMITGLYSATGDSVPILCITGQAPTAVIHKEDFQAVDIASIAKPVTKMAVTVLEAAQVPGVFQQAFHLMRSGRPGPVLIDLPIDVQLTEIEFDPATYEPLAAYKPAASRAQIEKALGMLLASERPLIVAGGGVVNADACELLVEFAELTGVPVVPTLMGWGVLPDDHELNAGLVGLQTSHRYGNATFLESDFVLGIGNRWANRHTGRLDVYTAGRTFVHVDIEPTQIGRIFAPDYGITSDAKAALELFVQVAGELKDAGRLPDRSAWAAAAQERRATLQRRTHFDDIPIKPQRVYEEMNKAFGPETRYVSTIGLSQIAGAQMLHVFRPRHWINCGQAGPLGWTVPAALGVARADPEASVVALSGDYDFQFMIEELAVGAQHRIPYVHVLVNNSYLGLIRQAQLAFDIDFQVSLEFENVNSPELGVYGVDHVKVAEGLGCKAIRVTDPNELGAAFERAKKLAAEYRVPVVVEAILERVTNIAMSRTNHIGEVVEFEEIATEPGHAPTSIRPLKV, via the coding sequence ATGGCTCGAATGACCGCTGCCCGCGCGGCAGTTGAGATCCTCAGGCGGGAGGGCGTCACCGACGCGTTCGGTGTCCCCGGCGCGGCGATCAACCCCTTCTACGCGGCCCTCAAGGCCTCCGGCGGCATCCACCACACCCTCGCCCGGCACGTCGAGGGTGCCTCGCACATGGCCGAGGGCTACACCCGCACCCGCGCGGGCAACATCGGCGTCTGCGTCGGCACCTCCGGCCCGGCCGGCACCGACATGATCACCGGTCTGTACTCCGCGACCGGCGACTCCGTGCCGATCCTGTGCATCACGGGCCAGGCCCCGACCGCCGTGATCCACAAGGAGGACTTCCAGGCCGTCGACATCGCCTCGATCGCCAAGCCGGTGACGAAGATGGCGGTCACCGTCCTGGAGGCCGCCCAGGTCCCCGGCGTCTTCCAGCAGGCCTTCCACCTCATGCGCTCCGGCCGCCCCGGCCCGGTCCTCATCGACCTGCCGATCGACGTCCAGCTCACCGAGATCGAGTTCGACCCGGCGACGTACGAGCCCCTGGCGGCCTACAAGCCCGCCGCGAGCCGAGCCCAGATCGAGAAGGCGCTCGGGATGCTGCTCGCGTCCGAGCGTCCGCTGATCGTGGCCGGCGGCGGTGTCGTCAACGCCGACGCGTGCGAACTGCTCGTGGAATTCGCCGAGTTGACGGGTGTTCCGGTCGTCCCGACGCTGATGGGCTGGGGCGTCCTGCCCGACGACCACGAGCTGAACGCCGGCCTGGTCGGCCTTCAGACCTCGCACCGCTACGGCAACGCGACCTTCCTGGAGTCCGACTTCGTCCTCGGCATCGGCAACCGCTGGGCCAACCGCCACACCGGCCGGCTCGACGTGTACACGGCGGGCCGGACGTTCGTCCACGTCGACATCGAGCCCACCCAGATCGGCAGGATCTTCGCCCCGGACTACGGCATCACCTCCGACGCCAAGGCCGCGCTGGAGCTGTTCGTGCAGGTGGCCGGGGAGCTGAAGGACGCGGGCCGACTGCCCGACCGCTCCGCGTGGGCCGCCGCCGCGCAGGAGAGGAGGGCGACCCTCCAGCGCCGTACGCACTTCGACGACATCCCGATCAAGCCGCAGCGCGTCTACGAGGAGATGAACAAGGCCTTCGGACCGGAGACCCGGTACGTCTCCACGATCGGCCTCTCACAGATCGCCGGCGCCCAGATGCTGCACGTCTTCCGGCCGCGCCACTGGATCAACTGCGGCCAGGCGGGCCCCCTCGGCTGGACCGTTCCGGCCGCGCTCGGCGTCGCCAGGGCCGACCCGGAGGCGTCCGTGGTCGCCCTCTCCGGCGACTACGACTTCCAGTTCATGATCGAGGAGCTGGCGGTCGGCGCCCAGCACCGCATCCCGTACGTCCATGTCCTGGTGAACAACTCCTACCTGGGCCTGATCCGGCAGGCGCAGCTGGCGTTCGACATCGACTTCCAGGTCAGCCTGGAGTTCGAGAACGTCAACTCGCCCGAACTGGGCGTGTACGGCGTCGACCACGTCAAGGTGGCCGAGGGGCTCGGCTGCAAGGCGATCCGGGTCACCGACCCGAACGAACTGGGCGCGGCCTTCGAGCGGGCGAAGAAGCTCGCCGCCGAGTACCGGGTGCCGGTGGTCGTCGAGGCCATCCTGGAGCGGGTCACCAACATCGCGATGTCGAGGACGAACCACATCGGCGAGGTCGTCGAGTTCGAGGAGATCGCCACCGAGCCGGGACACGCCCCGACCTCGATCAGGCCCCTGAAGGTCTGA
- a CDS encoding lytic polysaccharide monooxygenase, with translation MARRKKQLVSLAAVLATLLGGIGLALLGQGNAQAHGVTMMPGSRTYLCYLDAKTSTGSLDPTNPACRAALAESGASSLYNWFAVLDSNAGGRGPGYVPDGKLCSAGDRSPYNFTGYNAPRADWPRTHLTSGATVRVRHSNWAAHPGDFRVYMSKPGYSPTSPLGWGDLELIQTVTNPPQSGSVGSESGHYYWDLKLPSGRSGDAVMFIQWVRSDSQENFFSCSDVVFDGGNGEVTGIRGSGGTPTPTPTPTPTPTDPHTGCMAVYTVTNSWSGGFQGSVEVMNHGTTPRDGWAVQWKPGTGTKINAVWNGALSTGSDGTVTVRNVDHNRTVAPDGSVTFGFTATSTGNDHPVGTIDCVTP, from the coding sequence ATGGCTCGACGCAAGAAGCAACTGGTTTCCCTGGCGGCGGTGCTGGCGACCCTGCTCGGCGGAATCGGGCTGGCCCTGCTGGGCCAGGGCAACGCACAGGCGCACGGTGTGACGATGATGCCCGGATCGCGGACATACCTCTGTTACCTGGATGCCAAGACCAGCACCGGCTCGCTGGACCCGACGAACCCGGCATGCCGTGCCGCGCTCGCCGAGAGCGGTGCGTCGTCGCTGTACAACTGGTTCGCCGTACTCGACTCCAACGCGGGCGGACGCGGCCCGGGTTACGTCCCGGACGGCAAGCTGTGCAGCGCGGGTGACCGCTCCCCGTACAACTTCACCGGCTACAACGCCCCACGCGCGGACTGGCCGCGTACGCATCTCACCTCCGGGGCGACCGTCAGAGTCCGGCACAGCAACTGGGCGGCACACCCGGGTGACTTCCGGGTGTACATGTCCAAGCCCGGTTACTCGCCGACCTCCCCGCTGGGCTGGGGTGACCTGGAGCTGATCCAGACGGTCACCAACCCGCCCCAGTCGGGCTCGGTGGGCTCCGAGAGCGGCCACTACTACTGGGACCTGAAGCTGCCGTCGGGCCGCTCGGGCGACGCGGTCATGTTCATCCAGTGGGTGCGGTCGGACAGCCAGGAGAACTTCTTCTCCTGCTCCGACGTCGTCTTCGACGGCGGCAACGGCGAGGTGACCGGGATCCGCGGTTCGGGCGGCACCCCGACCCCGACCCCCACGCCGACTCCCACGCCCACCGACCCGCACACCGGCTGCATGGCCGTGTACACCGTGACGAACTCCTGGAGCGGCGGCTTCCAGGGCTCCGTCGAGGTCATGAACCACGGCACGACACCGCGTGACGGCTGGGCCGTGCAGTGGAAACCGGGCACCGGCACGAAGATCAACGCTGTGTGGAACGGCGCGCTGAGCACCGGCTCCGACGGCACGGTCACGGTCAGGAACGTCGACCACAACCGGACCGTCGCACCCGACGGCAGCGTCACCTTCGGCTTCACCGCCACCTCGACCGGCAACGACCACCCGGTCGGCACGATCGACTGCGTCACTCCCTAG
- a CDS encoding glycoside hydrolase family 3 N-terminal domain-containing protein, whose amino-acid sequence MSPSPAPTPRRPALCAAALAVTGLSGAAPPGPAVSAALPYQDPALPVADRVTDLLSRMTLDDKLGQMTQVEKDTLVPHSDLAAHRTGSVLSGGDSTVSPTNARTWADTYDSLQRTALGTPLGIPVIYGIDAVHGHNAVRGATLFPHNIGLGTTRDPALVQRVGRAVAEEVAGTGIDWSFAPCLCVARNDRWGRTYESFGEKPELPASMATFVTGMQGQTLGGDGASVLATARHHLGDGGTTGGVDQGDTQLPEAELRAIHLPPFQEAVRRGVGYGHGLTYGTGGGPAPGAVADPGAVRPSGPVPESLAMRDSGSAVDETTRRALAAVPGS is encoded by the coding sequence ATGAGCCCGAGTCCCGCACCGACCCCGCGCCGCCCCGCCCTGTGCGCCGCCGCCCTCGCCGTCACCGGTCTGTCCGGCGCCGCTCCTCCCGGACCGGCGGTGTCCGCCGCCCTGCCGTACCAGGACCCCGCCCTGCCGGTGGCGGACCGGGTCACCGACCTGCTGTCCCGGATGACACTCGACGACAAGCTCGGGCAGATGACCCAGGTCGAGAAGGACACGCTGGTCCCGCACTCCGACCTCGCCGCCCACCGCACCGGCTCGGTGCTCTCCGGCGGCGATTCCACGGTCAGCCCCACCAACGCCCGGACCTGGGCCGACACCTATGACTCCCTCCAGCGCACCGCCCTCGGGACCCCGCTCGGCATCCCGGTGATCTACGGCATCGACGCGGTGCACGGCCACAACGCGGTGCGCGGCGCCACGCTCTTCCCGCACAACATCGGCCTCGGCACGACCCGCGACCCGGCGCTGGTCCAGCGGGTCGGGCGCGCGGTCGCCGAGGAGGTGGCGGGCACCGGCATCGACTGGTCCTTCGCGCCCTGTCTGTGCGTGGCCCGCAACGACCGGTGGGGCCGCACCTACGAGTCGTTCGGCGAGAAGCCCGAACTGCCCGCCTCCATGGCCACCTTCGTCACCGGCATGCAGGGGCAGACCCTGGGCGGCGACGGCGCCTCGGTGCTCGCCACCGCCAGGCACCACCTCGGCGACGGCGGCACCACCGGCGGCGTGGACCAGGGCGACACCCAGCTGCCCGAGGCCGAGTTGCGCGCGATCCACCTGCCGCCGTTCCAGGAGGCGGTCCGGCGGGGCGTCGGCTACGGACACGGCCTGACCTACGGCACGGGCGGCGGCCCGGCCCCCGGGGCGGTGGCGGATCCCGGGGCGGTGCGGCCTTCCGGGCCCGTGCCGGAGTCCCTGGCGATGCGGGATTCCGGGTCCGCGGTGGATGAGACGACCAGGCGAGCCCTCGCCGCCGTGCCCGGCTCCTGA
- a CDS encoding 8-oxoguanine deaminase → MAADRRIVIENCSIATVDAHDTEYASGHVVVAGSRIESVGAGRAPEGLEHVDRRIDATGHLVTPGLVNTHHHFYQWITRGLATDHNLFDWLVALYPTWARIDERMVRAAAQGSLAMMARGGVTTAMDHHYVFPTGSGDLSGAIIGAARETGVRFTLARGSMDRSEKDGGLPPDFAVETLDAALAATEETVAQHHDASFDAMTQVAVAPCSPFSVSTELLSQGAELARRLGVRLHTHGSETVEEEQFCKELFGMGPTDYFESTGWLGEDVWMAHCVHMNDADIAAFARTKTGVAHCPSSNARLAAGIARVPDMLAAGVPVGLGVDGTASNESGELHTELRNALLVNRLGAHREAALNARQALRLGTYGGAQVLGRAREIGSLEPGKLADLVLWRLDTLAHASIADPVTALVLGAAAPVTASFVNGRQIVEDGRLLTADEDAIARATRAEAQRLAAIAAR, encoded by the coding sequence ATGGCAGCAGACCGGCGCATCGTCATAGAGAACTGTTCGATCGCGACCGTCGACGCCCACGACACCGAGTACGCGAGCGGACACGTCGTCGTCGCCGGCAGCCGCATCGAGTCGGTCGGCGCGGGCCGGGCCCCCGAGGGCCTGGAGCACGTCGACCGCAGGATCGACGCCACCGGCCACCTGGTGACCCCGGGCCTGGTCAACACCCACCACCACTTCTACCAGTGGATCACCCGGGGCCTGGCCACCGACCACAACCTGTTCGACTGGCTCGTCGCGCTGTACCCGACCTGGGCGCGCATCGACGAGCGGATGGTGCGTGCGGCGGCCCAGGGCTCGCTCGCGATGATGGCCCGCGGCGGCGTCACCACCGCCATGGACCACCACTACGTCTTCCCCACGGGCTCCGGCGACCTGTCCGGCGCGATCATCGGCGCCGCCCGCGAGACGGGCGTCCGCTTCACCCTCGCCCGCGGCTCCATGGACCGCAGCGAGAAGGACGGCGGGCTGCCGCCGGACTTCGCCGTGGAGACCCTGGACGCCGCCCTCGCCGCCACCGAGGAGACCGTCGCACAGCACCACGACGCCTCCTTCGACGCCATGACCCAGGTCGCCGTCGCGCCCTGCTCGCCCTTCTCCGTCTCCACCGAACTGCTCAGCCAGGGCGCCGAGCTGGCCCGCCGCCTCGGCGTCCGGCTGCACACCCACGGCTCGGAGACGGTGGAGGAGGAGCAGTTCTGCAAGGAACTGTTCGGCATGGGCCCGACCGACTACTTCGAGTCCACCGGCTGGCTCGGCGAGGACGTGTGGATGGCGCACTGCGTCCACATGAACGACGCCGACATCGCCGCCTTCGCCCGCACGAAGACCGGTGTCGCCCACTGCCCGTCGTCCAACGCCCGGCTGGCCGCCGGGATCGCACGGGTCCCCGACATGCTGGCGGCCGGCGTCCCGGTCGGCCTCGGCGTCGACGGCACGGCGTCCAACGAGTCCGGCGAACTCCACACCGAGCTGCGCAACGCGCTCCTCGTCAACCGCCTCGGCGCCCACCGCGAGGCCGCCCTGAACGCCCGCCAGGCGCTGCGGCTCGGCACCTACGGCGGCGCCCAGGTGCTCGGCCGCGCACGGGAGATCGGCTCCCTGGAGCCCGGCAAGCTGGCGGACCTGGTGCTGTGGAGGCTGGACACCCTGGCCCACGCCTCCATCGCCGACCCGGTGACCGCGCTGGTCCTCGGCGCGGCGGCCCCGGTCACGGCCTCCTTCGTGAACGGCCGCCAGATCGTCGAGGACGGCCGGCTGCTGACCGCGGACGAGGACGCCATCGCCCGCGCCACGCGGGCGGAGGCCCAGCGGCTGGCGGCGATCGCCGCGCGGTGA
- the uraD gene encoding 2-oxo-4-hydroxy-4-carboxy-5-ureidoimidazoline decarboxylase has product MTSTSTPPGLARFNALEEHAAFAALHEVCASTAWAERLLAARPYATADELYAASDTATAELTAGDLAEAMAGHPPIGRPRPGDPTSAREQRGMAGASDRLKAEMLELNLAYQEKFGHVFLICATGRTGEQMRDAAVERLGNPPEREREIIRTELGRINRIRLARFADED; this is encoded by the coding sequence GTGACGTCGACTTCCACGCCCCCGGGCCTGGCCCGGTTCAACGCCCTGGAGGAGCACGCGGCCTTCGCCGCACTGCACGAGGTGTGCGCCTCCACGGCATGGGCGGAGCGGCTGCTCGCCGCCCGCCCCTACGCCACCGCCGACGAGCTCTACGCCGCCAGTGACACGGCGACGGCCGAGCTGACCGCCGGGGACCTGGCGGAGGCGATGGCCGGACACCCGCCGATCGGCCGGCCCCGGCCGGGCGATCCCACCTCGGCACGCGAACAGCGCGGCATGGCCGGCGCCTCCGACCGGCTCAAGGCGGAGATGCTCGAACTGAACCTGGCGTACCAGGAGAAGTTCGGCCACGTCTTCCTGATCTGCGCCACCGGCCGGACCGGTGAGCAGATGCGGGACGCGGCCGTGGAGCGGCTCGGCAACCCGCCGGAGCGGGAGCGGGAGATCATCCGCACCGAGCTGGGCAGGATCAACCGGATCCGGCTGGCCCGTTTCGCCGACGAGGACTGA
- a CDS encoding helix-turn-helix domain-containing protein: protein MTAHGDEDFIAAVKPLVDAMGGELLPSDEAGPDDVVLAWEGVDVVAVRLPQLADSLDHILAAMERKKGKPLADLDRKAKQEVVRMLEARGAFSVRHGVETVAGALGVSRFTVYNYLNREKEG, encoded by the coding sequence GTGACCGCCCACGGGGACGAGGACTTCATCGCGGCGGTGAAGCCGCTGGTCGACGCGATGGGCGGCGAGCTGCTCCCCTCGGACGAGGCCGGCCCCGACGACGTGGTGCTCGCCTGGGAGGGCGTCGATGTCGTCGCCGTACGCCTGCCGCAGCTCGCGGACTCCCTCGATCACATCCTGGCCGCCATGGAGCGCAAGAAGGGCAAGCCCCTGGCCGACCTGGACCGCAAGGCCAAACAGGAGGTGGTGCGGATGCTCGAAGCGCGCGGCGCCTTCTCCGTGCGGCACGGGGTGGAGACCGTGGCCGGCGCGCTCGGGGTCAGCCGCTTCACGGTCTACAACTACCTCAACCGCGAGAAGGAGGGCTGA